A segment of the Bdellovibrio bacteriovorus genome:
TCATCACGACTTTGCGTTTTTGCGCCAGACGAACGGCAGGAACTTCTTCCTCTTCTTCGTCGTCGGATTCTTCCTCATCCTCTTCGGTTTCTTCCTCGTCTTCTTCTTCCGCCGCAGCCAGAAGCTCTTCCAGTTCTTCGTCCTCTTCCTCTTCTTCTTCGGAAGGTTTTTCTACGAACTTCTTGTCGGAAAGAGGGAAAATGGCCGCCTTGGCTTTTTCGTCTTTTTTGGATTTCTTGGTTTTTTCTTCCTTCACGAACATGCCGGAAAAGAACGCCGCAATTTTATCGGTGAACTTTTTCTTTTTCATGTCAGCCAAAAGGCCCTGAGGAATCTCTGCCAGCTCCTGCAAAGTGCGTTCGGAATAGAACACCACCAGCACGGCCATCAACGACCACAAAATCACCTGCACACCGACCGAGTTAAACGCCTGCATCAGCGCCTGGGACACGCCCAGACCCAAAAGGCCCCCCAGATAGATCTGCCCCTGGAAAATCTTCGTGTTCGGCAAATACAGGCTGAACAAAGCCGCCACATTCACGATCAGCAGCAAAGCCCAGACAAAACGAATGTTTTTTAGGTTCAGGGATTCACCCTTAAAGCTTGCATAGGCGATTTTACCAAAGCAGGCCACAACGACCCAGGCCGCAAGGCCCATTGCCTGATACAGCATATCGGCCAGGAAGCTTCCTACAATTCCGCAGTAATTTGTGGATCTTAGCCCCTGTCCCATGGAATTCAGGGAAGGGTCCATAGGGTTATAGCTAACCAAGGCCAGGGCGAGGAAAAGCCCCAAGCCTAAAAAGCCTATTGAAATGACGTCCTGTCGAAACTTTTTAAGGAATTGGTTCATTTAAAAAATTTACGAAATTCCCAGCAGTTAGTCATGCTCCCCGGGGCCTTCCTTGACTTAAGCCCCGGTATGCCCGACAAAGAGCCAGTCAAATGCTTAAAATAAATGAGATTTTCTATAGTATTCAAGGTGAAACGACCTATGTGGGCTGCCCCACGGTGTTCGTGCGCCTGACCGCCTGCAACCTGCGCTGCACTTACTGCGACACCAAGTATTCTTACTATGAAGGTGAAATGCAGACCCTGGAAGCCATCATCGCCGAGATCGATTCTCATAAGGCACCTAATGTTTGCATCACCGGTGGTGAGCCGCTGTTACAAAAAGAAGTTCACACGTTGATGAAAACTTTGTGCGACAAAGGTTACTTGGTTTCTTTGGAAACAAGTGGATCAAAAAGTGTTGAGCAGGTGGATCCTCGCGTAAAAATAATTTTGGACGTGAAAACTCCGGACAGTGGTGCGGCAGATTCATTCGTGATGGCCAACATCGGCTTTTCCACTCCCAGCACGGAATACAAGTTCGTCATCAAAAGGGACCCTTGTGGGGTCCCTTTAAAGAAACATTCAGCTTTCAGAAGCCTGTAATGCGGCTTACGCGCGCTCAACAGCGATCTGGATCTTTGCTTCCATGCCTTCAGAATAACGAACAACCGCTTTGTGCTGACCCAATACTTTGATTGGCTCTTCCAAGTGGATGTCACGACGGTCAACAGAGTGACCCATTTTCTGAAGTTCTTTGGAGATGTCTGTAGTTGTTACAGTACCGAACAACTTATCAGTCTCACCAGCAGCCAGTTTGAATGTAACTGTGGTGCCGTTGATTTTGTTAAGAAGTTCTTGTCTCTCTGCCAAAGCTTTTTTCTTTTTCGCTTCAGCAACACGTTGCAAGTGCTCATACTCTTTTACGCGTTTTTCAGTAGCTTCAGCAGCCAGTTTGCGTGGGAACAGGAAGTTTCTCGCGAAACCTTCAGAAACGTTCACCAACTCACCAACACGACCTACATCTTTAACGTCTTTTTGAAGAATAACTTTCATGTGATCTCCATAGTTTTTAGCTGTTTTCAGATGGTGTCTTCATCTTGCGAAGACGCGCTCTGAAATCAACCCAGTAATCGATCAAGCCAACCACTGCCAGAATCGGCAATAACTGACCGACCAAGATTATGTACGTCAGAACCCGAATGAACAAACCTGCTCTCATCGAATTCAGAAATACCTCCAACACTGCCAGCCCCTGGAAGAAATAAAGAACGATTGCGACGTTCAAAATATTTACTGCGAGGATAGCAATGGCCTTACCGCCAAAACTCACCATTGTCAGAAGGAAGGCTGTCATCGCCACCCAAATAAAATAATGAATACAAGTTCGTCATCTGTTCAGAAAAAGATTTCGAATGGTCTGAGGAATTCTGCCGTCAACATAATTTATTTGAAAAATTTGTGGTTTTATACAGCCCATCATACGGCCAAGTGTCTGAACGCTGGTTGGCAGAAAAAATTTTGCAGAAAAATTCATCAGCAAGGTTGCAATTGCAGCTCCATAAGTATATTTGGAATCCCGAAACACGCGGAGTATAGTCTCTAACTATTCAGTCTGAAATTTTGGGAGTTCCATGACGCCGAACCTAAACAGTTCCGATAATCTTTTTGTCGCTAACCTTCAATCTGTAAGCTTGGAGAAACTAGTTAAAAGCAAACTAGAAGTTCTTTTTGCCCAGCAAAAAGAAGCACAAGTTGAGCTGAACGGTTTGTACAATGTGGTTCTGGAACAAGTTGAAAAACCTCTTCTTGAGCTGGCTTTGCGCGCCTATAACGGCAATCAGGTGAAAACCGCGCAAATGCTTGGCATCAACCGCAACACCCTTAAGAAGAAAATTGACAACTATAAGATTCGTGTAAAGAAAATGAACTAGTATCGTTCAAGTCTTGCATCAGCGGGCCACCTAGAACCACCACCACGCACGAGGCCCGCAAATTTTGAGTTCTATTAATTTTCGTTACTCTAGAGGGGTTCAATGAGTACGCGAATTCCACCACAAAATCTTGATGCCGAACAGTCCATCCTGGGCGGTTTGATGCTGGATCGCGAAGCTCTCGATCAGGTCGGCGACGTCCTGATGGCCGATGACTTCTATAAACCTGGTCACCAGAAAATCTACGACGCTATCAAGGACTTGCACGCCAAGGGCCAGCCTATTGATATCATCACCGTTACCAACG
Coding sequences within it:
- a CDS encoding radical SAM protein; translated protein: MLKINEIFYSIQGETTYVGCPTVFVRLTACNLRCTYCDTKYSYYEGEMQTLEAIIAEIDSHKAPNVCITGGEPLLQKEVHTLMKTLCDKGYLVSLETSGSKSVEQVDPRVKIILDVKTPDSGAADSFVMANIGFSTPSTEYKFVIKRDPCGVPLKKHSAFRSL
- the rplI gene encoding 50S ribosomal protein L9, with amino-acid sequence MKVILQKDVKDVGRVGELVNVSEGFARNFLFPRKLAAEATEKRVKEYEHLQRVAEAKKKKALAERQELLNKINGTTVTFKLAAGETDKLFGTVTTTDISKELQKMGHSVDRRDIHLEEPIKVLGQHKAVVRYSEGMEAKIQIAVERA
- a CDS encoding helix-turn-helix domain-containing protein, coding for MEKLVKSKLEVLFAQQKEAQVELNGLYNVVLEQVEKPLLELALRAYNGNQVKTAQMLGINRNTLKKKIDNYKIRVKKMN